GCAGAATGAACGTTAATGTTTTGAAAAGATATTTCATCACGATCCTTTTTTAATTATAGAAAACAGAACTGAATATTTCTGATAATTAATGCGTGTATTTCTATTTCCCATACATTCATCCAATTTTCAATTTGTTTAGAATTTAACGAACCCTGCTAATGATTAATATTGTTTTCACTGCCTTACTCGATTTACCCCGGTGAATCTTAAACTTTGTATATTCAGATTAAAGAGAGAGGAAATGTGATGAACATACACGATGATATTACAAAATTGACAGGTAACACACCCCTTGTCCGAATAAACCGTCTGAATACAGGTATCCATGCTACAATATTGGCAAAGCTGGAATATTTTAATCCCTTATCCAGTGTAAAAGACCGTGTAGCCAAAGCCATGATAGAAGATGCTGAAAAAAGAGGATTGATTGGATCTGGTAGTGTTATTATAGAAGCAACCAGTGGAAATACCGGGATCGGTCTGGCATTTATCGGAGCAGCTAAAGGTTATCGTGTGATTCTGGTCATGCCGGAAACCATGAGTATAGAACGCAAGAAACTATTGAAGGCTTTGGGAGCTGAACTGGTTCTTACAGATGGGAGTGAAGGGATGAAAGGTGCTTTGGCAAAAGCAGAGGAACTGGCAAAACAGACACCCCGGTCATTTATACCCGGGCAGTTTTCCAATTCGGCCAATCCTGAAGTGCATCGCCGTACAACAGCTGAAGAAATCTGGAGAGACACAGAAGGGCAGGTGGATATTTTTGTGGCCGGGGTAGGGACCGGCGGGACCATCACAGGGGTGGGAGAAATTTTGAAAGCAAGAAACAGTAATATTCAGATAATTGCCGTCGAACCAGCGGGTTCTCCTGTTTTATCCGGGGGTGAACCGGGTCCGCATAAACTTCAGGGAATCGGTGCCGGATTCATCCCTCCCATTTTAAATACATCCATTATCGATGAAGTTGTCTGTGTTAAAGAAGAAGATGCGGGATACACGGCCCGGGAGGCTGCCAGAAAAGAGGGTTTATTGGTGGGCATATCTTCCGGTGCCGCCCTATGGGCATCCTTGCTCATATCAAAACGGCCGGAAAACAAAGATAAAGTGATAGTTACGATTATTCCCAGTTGCGGAGAACGGTACTTAAGCACGTGGATGTATGATGGATTATGAATGATGAATGATGAATGATGAATTAGGTTTGGATGTCAATTGACGCACCCAATCAAACTCATAACTCAAAACTCTAACTCACTATTCAGCACTCATCACTCAGAACTCCCCTGCAATTCTTTCCAATGCCGTTTCCAATATTTTTCGTGGTGTGGGCACACACAAACGCTGAAAAGATTCAGAACCGGCTCCGAAAATCTTTCCATCTTCAAGAAATACATTTGCCCGATTGTAAATTCTGTCGTGAATTTCCTCCGGCGATAAACCGGTCCCGGAAAAATCCAGCCAGGCGATGTAAGTCCCCTCAGGACGGCGAAACTGTACATCCGGCATCTGTTTTTCAATAAAAGTTTCTAAATAATCGAAATTGCCATCCAGGTATTCTTTCAATTGTTCAAGCCACTCCTCTCCTTCATTGTAAGCGGCAATCAATGCCGAGATGGCAAATGGAGAGGGACTTTGAATTCCCATTACTTTTTGAAAGGATTTTCGTAATTCGGGATTATCGATGATAATGTTTGAACAATGGAGTCCGGCTGTATTAAACGTTTTATTGATCGCTGTACAGATGATGGCATTGTCTGTATCTGTCACTTGTGCCAAAGGATAAAAGACCGCACTTTTCCGGATCAGATCTCCGTGAATTTCATCGCTGATCAAAATCACTTCATTTTTCCTGCAGATATCATTTATCCGGCGGAGTTCATCCGGTGTCCAAATGCGTCCAACGGGATTGTGGGGACTGCATAGGATCATCATCGTTGCGGTAGGATCGGCGGCCAGACGCTCCAGTTCATCGAAATGAATGCGATAATAAC
This window of the Candidatus Neomarinimicrobiota bacterium genome carries:
- a CDS encoding pyridoxal phosphate-dependent aminotransferase; this encodes MKYNFDEIIDRHGTNSLKWDSRELLINLGFTERYDDETIPLFVADMDFTCPKPVLDALHARVEQKMFGYTYHLSDDRYLKALQGWFNRRHGWKINPESVVYSPGTVFALHIAVRAFTRPGDKVIIQRPVYAPFTSAVEQNGRRIANNELINDNGYYRIHFDELERLAADPTATMMILCSPHNPVGRIWTPDELRRINDICRKNEVILISDEIHGDLIRKSAVFYPLAQVTDTDNAIICTAINKTFNTAGLHCSNIIIDNPELRKSFQKVMGIQSPSPFAISALIAAYNEGEEWLEQLKEYLDGNFDYLETFIEKQMPDVQFRRPEGTYIAWLDFSGTGLSPEEIHDRIYNRANVFLEDGKIFGAGSESFQRLCVPTPRKILETALERIAGEF
- the cysK gene encoding cysteine synthase A; amino-acid sequence: MNIHDDITKLTGNTPLVRINRLNTGIHATILAKLEYFNPLSSVKDRVAKAMIEDAEKRGLIGSGSVIIEATSGNTGIGLAFIGAAKGYRVILVMPETMSIERKKLLKALGAELVLTDGSEGMKGALAKAEELAKQTPRSFIPGQFSNSANPEVHRRTTAEEIWRDTEGQVDIFVAGVGTGGTITGVGEILKARNSNIQIIAVEPAGSPVLSGGEPGPHKLQGIGAGFIPPILNTSIIDEVVCVKEEDAGYTAREAARKEGLLVGISSGAALWASLLISKRPENKDKVIVTIIPSCGERYLSTWMYDGL